One Candidatus Zixiibacteriota bacterium DNA segment encodes these proteins:
- a CDS encoding FAD/NAD(P)-binding oxidoreductase has protein sequence MSKGSTILILGGGFGGIATAWHLRGALSSEHQVVVVSKTRSFQVGATKTWVMLGHAAEEKVSRSLDALGSHGIRLLHTEVDRIDLSNMQAITRDSRLTADYMVIALGAELDMSLIPGLSGAAETFYTREGAIRLRGILKEFKGGRIAIIIPRLPFQCPPGPYETAMLIDSYLEGRNLRGKSSIDIYTVEKAPMGTAGPEIGKFIIGLLEERGIGFHPQSQIQEVDGSGKTVLLADGTKIPYDLLIAIPPHSAPRAVRESGLAAPSGWIPADPMTLELANSPRPGKIYAIGDVASVPLPGRFAPDVPLVLPKAGIFAERQGRVVASRIAAEILGNGKGDSFDGKGFCYIEIGDEKALRGEGSFYEMPHPVMNPRTPDHIQFAEKKAWVESWMATYL, from the coding sequence ATGAGCAAAGGAAGCACTATCCTGATACTGGGGGGAGGTTTTGGCGGCATTGCCACCGCCTGGCATCTGCGGGGGGCTCTCTCATCAGAACATCAAGTAGTGGTTGTGAGTAAGACCCGTTCCTTCCAGGTTGGGGCGACCAAGACCTGGGTGATGCTGGGTCACGCCGCCGAGGAGAAAGTCAGTCGCTCTCTTGACGCCCTCGGCTCCCACGGGATTCGTCTTCTCCATACCGAAGTCGATAGAATCGACCTTTCCAATATGCAGGCGATAACCCGCGACAGTCGCCTCACTGCCGACTATATGGTGATTGCGCTGGGGGCGGAATTGGATATGAGCCTTATTCCGGGACTTTCCGGTGCCGCCGAGACTTTTTATACCCGCGAGGGGGCAATACGGCTAAGGGGAATTCTCAAGGAGTTCAAAGGAGGGCGAATTGCAATTATCATTCCTCGTCTTCCCTTTCAATGCCCCCCCGGTCCATATGAAACCGCTATGTTAATTGACTCTTATCTGGAAGGGCGCAATTTGAGGGGCAAATCGAGCATCGATATCTACACCGTCGAAAAAGCGCCGATGGGCACGGCCGGTCCGGAGATTGGGAAGTTCATCATTGGTCTTCTGGAGGAGCGCGGTATCGGTTTTCATCCGCAAAGCCAGATTCAGGAAGTTGACGGTTCGGGAAAGACGGTTCTGCTTGCCGACGGGACAAAAATCCCATACGACCTGCTCATCGCCATCCCGCCCCATTCGGCGCCGCGGGCAGTACGGGAAAGCGGACTGGCGGCGCCATCCGGTTGGATTCCGGCCGACCCTATGACTTTGGAATTGGCTAACTCACCCCGACCCGGGAAGATATATGCCATTGGGGATGTGGCATCAGTCCCCCTTCCCGGGCGTTTTGCCCCCGATGTTCCTTTGGTTTTGCCCAAAGCCGGCATATTTGCGGAGCGACAGGGCAGAGTGGTGGCCTCACGGATTGCCGCTGAGATTCTGGGGAACGGAAAGGGGGATAGTTTTGACGGAAAAGGATTCTGCTATATCGAGATTGGGGATGAGAAAGCGCTCCGGGGAGAAGGCTCCTTTTATGAGATGCCCCATCCCGTTATGAACCCCCGCACTCCCGACCATATCCAGTTCGCCGAAAAGAAAGCCTGGGTCGAATCCTGGATGGCAACCTATTTGTAA